In a single window of the Alosa sapidissima isolate fAloSap1 chromosome 18, fAloSap1.pri, whole genome shotgun sequence genome:
- the mrpl52 gene encoding 39S ribosomal protein L52, mitochondrial isoform X2 has product MAAPWRSLCITALKHQCRSFSSTNGAQAGQIWRLSHGLPTHGSEYGPLTDLPDWSYVDGRPRPPMKGQARRQKEREEFARRVVSLSSEVDMGMKQWEQKNEAEKRTEEHRKSLLLKAKGNPKLKTK; this is encoded by the exons ATGGCAGCGCCCTGGAGGAGTTTGTGTATTACAG CCCTAAAGCATCAATGTCGTTCATTTTCCTCCACGAACGGGGCTCAAGCTGGTCAGATATGGCGGCTGAG TCATGGATTACCAACACACGGATCAGAGTATGGCCCGTTAACTGACTTGCCAGATTGGTCATATGTTG ATGGCAGACCCAGGCCACCAATGAAAGGGCAAGCACGTaggcaaaaagagagagaagagtttgCG AGACGAGTAGTGTCTTTGAGCTCGGAGGTTGACATGGGAATGAAGCAATGGGAACAGAAAAATGAAGCCGAGAAACGAACAGAAGAACATAGAAAATCTCTCTTGCTCAAGGCGAAAGGAAATCCTAAATTAAAGACAAAATAA
- the LOC121689744 gene encoding leishmanolysin-like peptidase 2 isoform X2 has protein sequence MLIILPQPSMLLLLLWLQSTQGRCVFDEVQQSVRVVTPITGSTPTKHSELSDSRPVFSASEQIRAIHQHSHWTRGTSLQNLQPQRTIRQGLTAMAPIRIKIWIPQESVPLSEVDRERLDSAINQTVSIVSSLLSVRHIPGPLLLSRDINKYCKFIWRNASAANYNRCGRANGSYRNETCLDVVIPDEHLRGFAVFHHPDSPISTEFRREGAGLDNTDFLLYLHIQNSRRCSTEPSMLAYAAHCQTDPQGRPLAGTVVICRDQLRQERYRHETTVQLLIHELFHVLGFSRTLFSTWRDCFHTRQAGIECIPHGRVTNLDNTGHMRIYTQSVVRALQEHLNSTDPQLGGPLENLDADFSGLSSHWEARVLLGSIMAAALGEPSTVQIDQMTLAALQDTGWYSANSSRAQSLVWGQGEGSHFGTLSMCNASTSSYFCTGSGLGCHYHHLHKGECQTDHYLEGCRIYKPLSECWKEENQPDSMGWSGEIYHSESRCFFSNLSRENTSLRVSVTGHCYRHRCTGMRRYQIKVLDAEWLDCSPGSAIEVPGYVGVVFCPEKILCSQSDHTTPVNNLDHVIFPVPDSSVADLYYSHAHQTADPNLTFDADLLSSVPWESAKVIVPALLALASALSLIIVFGATYKVLSVQVRVHAEAPDVVVELS, from the exons ATGTTAATCATCTTGCCTCAACCATCAATGCTGCTCCTGTTGCTCTGGTTACAGAGCACACAAGGAAGATGTGTCTTTGATGAAGTACAGCAGTCGGTCAGAGTTGTAACTCCAATAACAGGGTCCACCCCCACCAAACACAGTGAGCTGAGCGACAGCCGACCTGTATTCTCTGCTTCAGAGCAGATCAGAGCTATCCATCAACATTCTCACTGGACCAGAGGAACCTCTCTTCAGAACCTCCAACCCCAGAGAACTATAAGGCAAGGCTTGACAGCAATGGCACCAATCAGAATTAAGATTTGGATCCCACAGGAGAGTGTCCCCCTGTCTGAGGTGGACAGAGAAAGACTGGATTCAGCGATCAACCAAACTGTCAGCATTGTATCCAGTCTGCTTTCAG TGAGACACATTCCTGGCCCTTTGCTTCTCAGCAGAGACATCAATAAGTATTGCAAGTTCATCTGGAGGAATGCCAGCGCTGCCAATTACAACAG GTGTGGTCGAGCCAATGGCAGCTACAGGAATGAAACTTGCCTGGATGTTGTT ATACCAGATGAGCACCTAAGGGGCTTTGCTGTCTTCCATCATCCCGACTCACCAATCAGCACAGAGTTTAGACGAGAGGGGGCGGGACTTGATAATACAGACTTCCTGCTATATCTACACATACAGAACTCTCGCAGATGCAGTACAGAG CCCAGTATGCTGGCCTATGCAGCCCACTGCCAAACTGACCCTCAGGGTCGTCCCCTGGCCGGGACGGTGGTCATCTGTAGAGACCAGCTAAGGCAAGAGAGATACAGGCATGAAACTACGGTGCAG CTATTGATCCATGAGCTGTTCCACGTGTTGGGTTTCTCGAGAACTCTCTTCAGCACCTGGAGGGACTGTTTCCACACTCGCCAAG CTGGCATAGAATGCATCCCTCATGGGCGGGTGACTAACTTGGATAACACGGGTCACATGCGGATCTATACGCAGTCAGTTGTCCGAGCTCTACAGGAACACCTAAATTCCACAGACCCTCAACTGGGAGGTCCTCTAGAAAACTTG gaTGCTGACTTCAGTGGACTTTCGTCCCACTGGGAGGCTCGTGTTCTGCTAGGTTCCATTATGGCGGCTGCCCTCGGAGAGCCGTCTACTGTACAGATAGACCAAATGACTCTGGCAGCGCTGCAGGACACAGGCTGGTATTCAGCAAACTCTAGCCGAGCCCAGAGCCTGGTGTGGGGGCAAG GTGAAGGATCACATTTTGGTACTCTTTCCATGTGTAATGCTAGCACCTCTTCCTACTTCTGCACTGGCAG TGGCCTGGGGTGTCATTACCATCATCTCCACAAGGGGGAGTGTCAGACTGACCATTATCTGGAGGGATGCCGCATTTACAAACCCTTG AGTGAATGTTGGAAGGAGGAGAACCAACCGGATAGCATGGGATGGAGTGGAGAGATCTATCACTCGGAGAGTCGGTGCTTTTTCTCCAACCTGAGCAGAGAA AACACCTCTCTGAGAGTCTCAGTGACGGGTCACTGTTACAGACACCGATGTACAGGGATGCGCAGGTACCAGATAAAGGTGTTGGACGCAGAGTGGTTGGATTGTTCACCAGGAAGTGCCATTGAG gttCCAGGTTATGTAGGCGTTGTATTCTGCCCTGAGAAAATATTATGTTCTCAATCTGACCATACCACTCCCGTAAACAATCTGGACCATGTCATTTTTCCTGTCCCGGACTCTTCAGTTGCTGATTT ATATTATTCTCATGCACATCAAACAGCAGATCCCAATTTGACCTTTGATGCAGACCTCCTTTCCTCAGTACCATGGGAAAGTGCAAAGGTCATTGTACCTGCACTGCTGGCCCTGGCTTCTGCTTTATCACTCATCATTGTTTTTGGAGCAACCTATAAGGTCTTAAGTGTTCAGGTCAGAGTTCATGCTGAAGCACCCGATGTTGTTGTAGAATTATCATGA
- the LOC121689744 gene encoding leishmanolysin-like peptidase 2 isoform X1: MLIILPQPSMLLLLLWLQSTQGRCVFDEVQQSVRVVTPITGSTPTKHSELSDSRPVFSASEQIRAIHQHSHWTRGTSLQNLQPQRTIRQGLTAMAPIRIKIWIPQESVPLSEVDRERLDSAINQTVSIVSSLLSVRHIPGPLLLSRDINKYCKFIWRNASAANYNRCGRANGSYRNETCLDVVIPDEHLRGFAVFHHPDSPISTEFRREGAGLDNTDFLLYLHIQNSRRCSTEPSMLAYAAHCQTDPQGRPLAGTVVICRDQLRQERYRHETTVQLLIHELFHVLGFSRTLFSTWRDCFHTRQAGIECIPHGRVTNLDNTGHMRIYTQSVVRALQEHLNSTDPQLGGPLENLDADFSGLSSHWEARVLLGSIMAAALGEPSTVQIDQMTLAALQDTGWYSANSSRAQSLVWGQGEGSHFGTLSMCNASTSSYFCTGSGLGCHYHHLHKGECQTDHYLEGCRIYKPLVNGSECWKEENQPDSMGWSGEIYHSESRCFFSNLSRENTSLRVSVTGHCYRHRCTGMRRYQIKVLDAEWLDCSPGSAIEVPGYVGVVFCPEKILCSQSDHTTPVNNLDHVIFPVPDSSVADLYYSHAHQTADPNLTFDADLLSSVPWESAKVIVPALLALASALSLIIVFGATYKVLSVQVRVHAEAPDVVVELS; the protein is encoded by the exons ATGTTAATCATCTTGCCTCAACCATCAATGCTGCTCCTGTTGCTCTGGTTACAGAGCACACAAGGAAGATGTGTCTTTGATGAAGTACAGCAGTCGGTCAGAGTTGTAACTCCAATAACAGGGTCCACCCCCACCAAACACAGTGAGCTGAGCGACAGCCGACCTGTATTCTCTGCTTCAGAGCAGATCAGAGCTATCCATCAACATTCTCACTGGACCAGAGGAACCTCTCTTCAGAACCTCCAACCCCAGAGAACTATAAGGCAAGGCTTGACAGCAATGGCACCAATCAGAATTAAGATTTGGATCCCACAGGAGAGTGTCCCCCTGTCTGAGGTGGACAGAGAAAGACTGGATTCAGCGATCAACCAAACTGTCAGCATTGTATCCAGTCTGCTTTCAG TGAGACACATTCCTGGCCCTTTGCTTCTCAGCAGAGACATCAATAAGTATTGCAAGTTCATCTGGAGGAATGCCAGCGCTGCCAATTACAACAG GTGTGGTCGAGCCAATGGCAGCTACAGGAATGAAACTTGCCTGGATGTTGTT ATACCAGATGAGCACCTAAGGGGCTTTGCTGTCTTCCATCATCCCGACTCACCAATCAGCACAGAGTTTAGACGAGAGGGGGCGGGACTTGATAATACAGACTTCCTGCTATATCTACACATACAGAACTCTCGCAGATGCAGTACAGAG CCCAGTATGCTGGCCTATGCAGCCCACTGCCAAACTGACCCTCAGGGTCGTCCCCTGGCCGGGACGGTGGTCATCTGTAGAGACCAGCTAAGGCAAGAGAGATACAGGCATGAAACTACGGTGCAG CTATTGATCCATGAGCTGTTCCACGTGTTGGGTTTCTCGAGAACTCTCTTCAGCACCTGGAGGGACTGTTTCCACACTCGCCAAG CTGGCATAGAATGCATCCCTCATGGGCGGGTGACTAACTTGGATAACACGGGTCACATGCGGATCTATACGCAGTCAGTTGTCCGAGCTCTACAGGAACACCTAAATTCCACAGACCCTCAACTGGGAGGTCCTCTAGAAAACTTG gaTGCTGACTTCAGTGGACTTTCGTCCCACTGGGAGGCTCGTGTTCTGCTAGGTTCCATTATGGCGGCTGCCCTCGGAGAGCCGTCTACTGTACAGATAGACCAAATGACTCTGGCAGCGCTGCAGGACACAGGCTGGTATTCAGCAAACTCTAGCCGAGCCCAGAGCCTGGTGTGGGGGCAAG GTGAAGGATCACATTTTGGTACTCTTTCCATGTGTAATGCTAGCACCTCTTCCTACTTCTGCACTGGCAG TGGCCTGGGGTGTCATTACCATCATCTCCACAAGGGGGAGTGTCAGACTGACCATTATCTGGAGGGATGCCGCATTTACAAACCCTTGGTAAATGGG AGTGAATGTTGGAAGGAGGAGAACCAACCGGATAGCATGGGATGGAGTGGAGAGATCTATCACTCGGAGAGTCGGTGCTTTTTCTCCAACCTGAGCAGAGAA AACACCTCTCTGAGAGTCTCAGTGACGGGTCACTGTTACAGACACCGATGTACAGGGATGCGCAGGTACCAGATAAAGGTGTTGGACGCAGAGTGGTTGGATTGTTCACCAGGAAGTGCCATTGAG gttCCAGGTTATGTAGGCGTTGTATTCTGCCCTGAGAAAATATTATGTTCTCAATCTGACCATACCACTCCCGTAAACAATCTGGACCATGTCATTTTTCCTGTCCCGGACTCTTCAGTTGCTGATTT ATATTATTCTCATGCACATCAAACAGCAGATCCCAATTTGACCTTTGATGCAGACCTCCTTTCCTCAGTACCATGGGAAAGTGCAAAGGTCATTGTACCTGCACTGCTGGCCCTGGCTTCTGCTTTATCACTCATCATTGTTTTTGGAGCAACCTATAAGGTCTTAAGTGTTCAGGTCAGAGTTCATGCTGAAGCACCCGATGTTGTTGTAGAATTATCATGA
- the LOC121689744 gene encoding leishmanolysin-like peptidase 2 isoform X3 — protein MLIILPQPSMLLLLLWLQSTQGRCVFDEVQQSVRVVTPITGSTPTKHSELSDSRPVFSASEQIRAIHQHSHWTRGTSLQNLQPQRTIRQGLTAMAPIRIKIWIPQESVPLSEVDRERLDSAINQTVSIVSSLLSVRHIPGPLLLSRDINKYCKFIWRNASAANYNRCGRANGSYRNETCLDVVIPDEHLRGFAVFHHPDSPISTEFRREGAGLDNTDFLLYLHIQNSRRCSTEPSMLAYAAHCQTDPQGRPLAGTVVICRDQLRQERYRHETTVQLLIHELFHVLGFSRTLFSTWRDCFHTRQAGIECIPHGRVTNLDNTGHMRIYTQSVVRALQEHLNSTDPQLGGPLENLDADFSGLSSHWEARVLLGSIMAAALGEPSTVQIDQMTLAALQDTGWYSANSSRAQSLVWGQGEGSHFGTLSMCNASTSSYFCTGSGLGCHYHHLHKGECQTDHYLEGCRIYKPLVNGSECWKEENQPDSMGWSGEIYHSESRCFFSNLSRENTSLRVSVTGHCYRHRCTGMRRFQVM, from the exons ATGTTAATCATCTTGCCTCAACCATCAATGCTGCTCCTGTTGCTCTGGTTACAGAGCACACAAGGAAGATGTGTCTTTGATGAAGTACAGCAGTCGGTCAGAGTTGTAACTCCAATAACAGGGTCCACCCCCACCAAACACAGTGAGCTGAGCGACAGCCGACCTGTATTCTCTGCTTCAGAGCAGATCAGAGCTATCCATCAACATTCTCACTGGACCAGAGGAACCTCTCTTCAGAACCTCCAACCCCAGAGAACTATAAGGCAAGGCTTGACAGCAATGGCACCAATCAGAATTAAGATTTGGATCCCACAGGAGAGTGTCCCCCTGTCTGAGGTGGACAGAGAAAGACTGGATTCAGCGATCAACCAAACTGTCAGCATTGTATCCAGTCTGCTTTCAG TGAGACACATTCCTGGCCCTTTGCTTCTCAGCAGAGACATCAATAAGTATTGCAAGTTCATCTGGAGGAATGCCAGCGCTGCCAATTACAACAG GTGTGGTCGAGCCAATGGCAGCTACAGGAATGAAACTTGCCTGGATGTTGTT ATACCAGATGAGCACCTAAGGGGCTTTGCTGTCTTCCATCATCCCGACTCACCAATCAGCACAGAGTTTAGACGAGAGGGGGCGGGACTTGATAATACAGACTTCCTGCTATATCTACACATACAGAACTCTCGCAGATGCAGTACAGAG CCCAGTATGCTGGCCTATGCAGCCCACTGCCAAACTGACCCTCAGGGTCGTCCCCTGGCCGGGACGGTGGTCATCTGTAGAGACCAGCTAAGGCAAGAGAGATACAGGCATGAAACTACGGTGCAG CTATTGATCCATGAGCTGTTCCACGTGTTGGGTTTCTCGAGAACTCTCTTCAGCACCTGGAGGGACTGTTTCCACACTCGCCAAG CTGGCATAGAATGCATCCCTCATGGGCGGGTGACTAACTTGGATAACACGGGTCACATGCGGATCTATACGCAGTCAGTTGTCCGAGCTCTACAGGAACACCTAAATTCCACAGACCCTCAACTGGGAGGTCCTCTAGAAAACTTG gaTGCTGACTTCAGTGGACTTTCGTCCCACTGGGAGGCTCGTGTTCTGCTAGGTTCCATTATGGCGGCTGCCCTCGGAGAGCCGTCTACTGTACAGATAGACCAAATGACTCTGGCAGCGCTGCAGGACACAGGCTGGTATTCAGCAAACTCTAGCCGAGCCCAGAGCCTGGTGTGGGGGCAAG GTGAAGGATCACATTTTGGTACTCTTTCCATGTGTAATGCTAGCACCTCTTCCTACTTCTGCACTGGCAG TGGCCTGGGGTGTCATTACCATCATCTCCACAAGGGGGAGTGTCAGACTGACCATTATCTGGAGGGATGCCGCATTTACAAACCCTTGGTAAATGGG AGTGAATGTTGGAAGGAGGAGAACCAACCGGATAGCATGGGATGGAGTGGAGAGATCTATCACTCGGAGAGTCGGTGCTTTTTCTCCAACCTGAGCAGAGAA AACACCTCTCTGAGAGTCTCAGTGACGGGTCACTGTTACAGACACCGATGTACAGGGATGCGCAG gttCCAGGTTATGTAG